The genomic stretch GACCGCGCCGATCGCGTACGCAACGACCGCGGCCAGCGCGATCGCGCCGACCAGCGGGATCTGCCAGAGGACGAACAGGATCGTCGCGCCGGCGAGCACGACGACCGGCGCGGGGAGCTGTGTCTGAAAGCGAGAGAGCGCGCGCGTGCGCAGCAGCGCATCGCCCAGCCGCCACGCGGTGGCGGCGAACCCGACGAGCAGCGCGAGTAACGCGAAGACGCAGATGACCGCGAACGCGGTCATGCCGACCTGCAACGCGGCCGGCGCGCCGAGAGGCGAATCACGGAGCGCGCCCGTCACGAAGTTCAGGTAGACGACCCACGCCAGCGCTGCGGTCGAGATCGCCAGACCGATGACGACGAACCCCGCCGCCAGCACCCGTGCCTGCGACCGCCAGCCGCCAAGCGATGCGCGGTACACCGCGACGACCTGCTCGTTCGCGAGGACGAGCGTCGATGCGGTCAGCAGGAGCGTGAGGAAAAGACCCGCGGCGTCGCGCGCGGTGTCGGAGATGCCGCGCTGCAGCGGGACGATCGCCTGGAGCGGGCCCCCGACGCGCAGCTGCGCATCGACGATGCTGCGCCCTGGCGGAAGGCTGTTCCGCGGGTCGAAGAACACGCGTGGCCGCGCGATGGGCTCGGAACTCGATGCCGGCGATGTCGCGGCGGCCCCGACGAACAGGATCGCGCTGAGGCCGATGGCGACAGCGAGCGTTGCGAGCACGATGACGATGTCGCGCTGCGTCATCGGACCAGCCTGCGGCTGCCCGGCGTGCCCGCCATGAGCGCGTGAGCGGCGAACACGCACCCGACGCCAACGAGCGCCACGGCAAGCACGGTGAGGCCGTCGATGAAGAAGGACGCAGTCGACGTGGTGCTCGACGCCGCCGTGACGATGTTGGTCAGCGCCGCTGCGAAGTCCTCACCGCTCTCGGCGAGCTGGCGCGCAAGATACGCGAGGCTCGGGAGAGCGAGCAGTGCGGCGACGAGCCACTCCCAGCCGACGCGCCGCTCGACGACGCGACGCATCACCGCGTCCCGGAAGCCGAACGGCGGCGCCTGCGGCGGGATCGCCGACAGCACGTACTGGATCTCGCGCTCCTCCGGCTCGAGGTCGGCCGGTCCCTGTAGTTGGTTCATGCCTCTTTCTCCCTCCGCCGCGCCGCGAGGCGCGCCCTCAGCGCGGCGCGCGCCCGATGCAGATGTGTCTTCACGGTCCCGAGCGGGATGCCCAGAGTGTCGGCCACCTCTTGATAGGACAGCTGCTGCATATGACGAAGCGTCAGGGCCGCGCGGTACGCCGGCGGAAGCTCCGCCATCGCCGCGACCACCTCTGATAGCGCCTCGCGCCGGAGCGCCGATGCCTCGGGTCCGGAATCCTCCGGCTCGGCCGACTCGGGCAGCTCGTCGACCACGGTCTGGTGCGCGTGCCACCGCTGGACGTGATTCAGGCTCGCGTTGGTGGCGATGCGGTAGATCCAGGGGCCGAAGGACAGTGCCGGGTCGTATTGATGGAGTGCCTTGTACGCGCGGACGAACGCCTCCTGTGCGCAGTCCGAGGCGGCGTCGGGGTCCCCCGTGATGCGCAGCGCGATGTTGTACACCCGGCCTCCGTAACGTTCGACAAGCGTGGAGAAGGCGTCGGCATCGCCGGCGAGGCACCGCTGGACGACCTCTTGATCGGTGCGCGTCAGCCGGCGGCCTCCGATGGCTTCCGAGGCCCCCTCCTTACGCGGTTACCCGAGGGCCTCTCGGGGTGTTTCGCGTATTGTGGTGCCCCCGATGGACCTGACTTGGTTGGGACACGCTTGCTTCCGCATGCGCGGCCGCGAAGGCATCGTCCTCACCGACCCTCCCGATCCCAAGTCGGGCCACGCCATCCCGCGCACCGAGGCGAACCTGGTGACCATTTCCCATGACCACGCGGGACATTCCAGCCTGAAGTCGGTCGCCGGCGAGCCCGTGGTGCTAAGGGGCCCCGGCGAGTACGAGGTCCGCGAGGTCCTCGTCACGGGCCTCGGCACCTTCCACGACGAGGACAAGGGTGCGACGCGCGGCCCGAACACCGTCTTTGCGATCCGCCTCGAGGAGCTCCTCATCTGCCACCTCGGAGACCTCGGACATCCGCTTGCCTCAGCCGATCTCGAGCGCCTCGGCGATGTCGACATCGTGCTCGTGCCGATCTCGGGCGCCGACACCAACCTCTCCGCGGCGAGAGCCGCCGAGATCGTGCACCACCTCGAGCCAAAGGTCGTCGTCCCGATGTCCTACGACCCGGATGTTCAGAAAAAAGACAGCCCCTTCGAGCGCCTCTTACACGAGCTCGGCGTGAAGGAGCTCACACCCGTCCCGAAGCTTTCGGTCACGCGCGGCTCTCTTCCTGAGAACGTCCAGGTCGTCGCGCTCGACTCGCGCGCGCGGTAGGCCTAGGCTCTCGCGCCAGCAGAGGGAGGGACGATCATGCGCGCACGCCCCGCGGTCTCGCAGGCATTCCAGTTCGGTCTCATCATCTTCACGCTCACGGCTCTTCTTGGGCTCCTCAACGCGTTCCAGATCTCCGGACCGCTCGATCGCGACACGCTGCTGACTCACCTTCATTCGGGGACGCTGGGCTGGATCACGATGGGAGTCATCGGGATCTCGATCTGGATGTTCGCGCGCGACCGCGAGGATCTCGAAGCGCCTGTGATCCTGAGCGCGCTCGCCACGGCGGCGTACGTCATGGCGTTCTGGTCCGGCGTCTTCATCCTCCGCGGCGTGTTCGGCCTCGCCGAGCTCGCAGTCATCTTGTACTGGTGGTGGTTCGTCTACACGCGCGCCCAGGCTCAGGGCGGGATCGGTCGTCTCGAGATCTCGAAGCTCGCCGTCGTGTTCGGCTTGACGATCCTCGTCATCGGATCGACGCTTGGCGTGATCGTCCAGGTCCTTCTGGCCACCGGCAACGCGATCCCGACGAGTGCGGACCTCGTTGGCGGTCACGCCTCGGCACAGATCGGTGGGTACCTCGTGCTCGTCGCTGCCGGGTTCGCCGAATGGCAGCTGACCGGTAGCGCGAAGCGCACGACGCTCGGGCTCGCGCAGGTATATCTCCTCCTCGCGGGCGGCCTGCTCCTATCGGTCAGCGTTCTGCTGACCCCCGCGCTTGGGCCTCAGCTCGCTCAGGCGCTTCCCGGCGTCGCAACTCTGTTCACCCTCGTGGGGACCGTGATCGTCATCGTGCGCGTCGGGCGCGCGGCGCTCGCGGCTCCGTGGATGGCCGCGACCGGAAAGAGACACATCGCCATCGCGGTCGCCTTCCTCCTCATCGGGGTCGTCCTCCAGGCGATCCTCGTGCAGCAGCTCATCGCCGCCCGGGGAGACTTCTCCCAGGTGTCTGCGGGTCTGGTGCATGCGTATGACCACACGATGTTCGTCGGCCTGATGACCAACGCGATCTTCGGCGCGATCCTCATGACCCTCTCCGACCGTCCGCGGGTATGGCCATGGGCGGATCACGTCATCTTCTGGGGTCTCAACATCGGCGTCGCGGCATTTATCGCCGTGCTGCTCGTCGTCGGATCGGGCGAGGGAAAGGGTGCTTTCACACACCCGGTCGCCTTCGTCGCGCCGATCATGGGCCTTTCCGCATTGCTCGCGATCGCTACCTATCTCATGCGCCTGATGGGCGCGCCAAAGGCCGTTCCCGCGCGCGCCCGCGCCTAGTCGACACGGTCCGGACGGTCGGGGTGACCCGGCCGTCCGGTATACTTCTCATACGTCGCGCACGCGCGCGGCGACTTTTTCTGTCCGGGTGGTCCGAGTTTCCGATGTACGCCATCGTCCGCAGCGGCGGTAAGCAGTACCGCGTCGAAGAGGGAGCCCTCGTCAGCGTCGACACCGTCGCCGGTAAGGTCGGTGACACCGTCACGCTCGGCGACATCCTCGTCATCGCGGACGGCGACAACGTCAAGGCCGGCCAGCCGGCGCTCGGCGGCGCGAAGGTGACGGCGGAGATCGTGGCCCACGGCAAGGGCCCGAAGATCCAGGTCCTCCGTTACAAGAACAAGACGCGCCAGCGTCGCGCGCGCGGGCACCGCCAGTCGGAGACGACCATCCGCATCACGAAGATCGAGGCATAAAGGAAATGGCACACAAGAAAGGCGCAGGCTCAACACGCAACGGTCGCGACTCCGCCGGGCAGCGGCTCGGCGTGAAGGAGTTCGCCGGCTCGCAGGTCGAGGCGGGGACCGTCCTCGTGCGCCAGCGCGGCACGCGCCTTCTAGCCGGCGAGAACGTCGGCGTCGGCAAGGACCACACCCTCTTTGCGCTCGTCGCCGGTGAGGTGAAGTACACACCAGCGCGCGACGACCGGCGCAAGGTCAACGTCATCCCCGCGGCATAGAGAGAAGGTTTCCATGAAGGAAAAGATCCACCCCAAGTACATGCAGGCCAAGGTGCAGTGCGCCTGTGGCAACACGTTCATGACCGGATCGACGAAGCCCGAGCTTCACGTCGAGGTCTGCGCGAAGTGCCACCCGTTCTTCACCGGCAAGCAGCACATCCTCGACATCCAGGGTCGCGTCGATCGCTTCAACAAGCGATACGGGACCAAGCAGGCGGAGCAGCCGGCCGCGAAGGCGGAGGCCGCTCCGGGCCGTTAGCTGCCGCCGATAGGATCCTCGACCACCCACGCGGGTCTCGAGGTCATCGTCGGCTCGATGTTCAGCGGAAAGAGCGAGGAGCTCATCCGGCGTATGAAGCGCGCGGTGATCGCGCGCCGTGCCGTGCAGGTCTTCAAGCCCGCCATCGACAGTCGCTTCAACACCGAGCAGGTGCGTTCGCACGACGGCGACTCGTTCGAGGCGCGTCCGGTCTTGGTGGGCGAGGAGATCCTGCAGCTGATATCGCCGGACACGACGGTCGTCGGTATCGACGAGGTGCAGTTCTTCGATCACGCGATCGTCGGCGTGGTGCGCAGGCTGGTGGCGAGCGGCCACCGGGTCATCTGCGCGGGACTCGACCTGGATTTCCGCGGCGAGCCCTTCGGCCCGGTGCCGACGCTGCTCGCGCTCGCGGAGAAGGTCGACAAGCTCGAAGCGATCTGCGTCGTCTGCGGCGAAGCTGCCACGCGGACACAGCGGATCGTCAACGGCGTGCCCGCGTTCTACGACGAGCCGATCATCGTCATCGGCGCGAAAGAGACCTACGAGGCGCGCTGCCGCGGCTGCCACGAAGTGCCGCGCCGCGCCGCCGCGGCGACCGAGGCGGCAAACAGGACGTGAACCCGCCTACTGCCTACGGCGGACAGGCCGTCATCGAGGGCGTCATGATCCGCGGTTGGCGGACGATCGGCCTCGCGTGCCGTCTCCCGAGCGGCGAGATCTACCGGTATCGCGAGCCGCTGCGCTCGCTGCTGCTGCGATCGCGTCTCGCGCGCGCGCCGTTCGTGCGCGGGCTCATCGTCCTCTGGGAATCGCTCTCCTACGGCACGCGCATGCTCATGAAGTCCGCCGACCTCCAGCTGGGAGTGGCCGGTGGAGGGTCGATGAGCGGCGGCAGCAACGCGGTCGTGTTCGCGATCGCGCTCGTGGCCGCCCTGGCGTTCTTCGTCGGCATCCCGTATTTCGCGACCCAGGCGGCGCGTCAGCTCATCGAGTCGTCGCTTGCGCTGAACATCGCCGAGGGACTTCTCCGGATGATCCTGTTCCTCGGCTATCTCTTCGCCATCTCGTTCATGCCCGACATCCGCCGCGTGTTCATGTACCACGGTGCCGAGCACATGACGATCCACGCGTTCGAGCATGGGGACGAGCTCGTGCGTTCCAAGATCGAGCCCTACCCGACGGCGCACCCTCGCTGTGGCACGGCGTTCCTGCTCTTCGTCGTCGTCGTGTCGATCGCACTGTTCGCGTTCCTGCCGCGGACGAACATCTTCGTAGATCTTGTCGCGCGCCTCGCGCTCATCGTGCCGGTCGCCTCGATCTCGTACGAGGTCCTGCGCTTCGGCGCGGCGCACGAGAGTAGTCCGCTGATGCGGCTGTTCGTCGCGCCCGGACTCCTCCTGCAGGGCATCACGACGCGGCGGCCTGACCCGGGGATGATCGACGTCGCGGTCGCCTCGCTACAGGAGGCGCTCGCCGGCGACGCTGATGCGGCGGCGAGGACACCTGCCGCCGCGACGAGTCCGTCGTGAGCGATCCACTCACCCCCGGCCTGCGCCGGCGCCTCGCGAAGGTAGAGGCCCGGTACGACGAGCTCACGAGGCTGATGGCCGATCCCGAGACGACCGGTAGCCACGAGCGCATCCGCGAGGTCGGACAAGAGCTCTCGCAGCTGACGCCCGTGGTCGAAACGGTCCGCGCCCTCCGCGATGCCGAGAAGCGACTGGAAGAGGCACGGCTGCTCGTCGACTCCGACGACGGCGACCTGCGCGACATCGCGCGCGAGGATCTCGCGACCGCGTCGCGCCAGCTCGAGGAGTCGCTCGCGAAGCTCCGCAGCCAGCTCGTGCCACGCGATCCGCTCGACGAGAAGAACGTCATCGTCGAGATCCGCGCCGGTGAGGGCGGGGAAGAGGCCGCGCTGTTCGCGGCCGACCTGTACCGGATGTTCGCGCGCTACGCCGAGCGTCATCGCTGGAAGGTCGAGGTCCTGTCGCAGAGCGATTCCGAGAAGGGCGGCTTCAAGGAGATCATCTTCCGGATCGCGGGCAATGGCGCGTACAGCAAGCTCAAGTTCGAGTCCGGCGTCCACCGCGTACAGCGCGTGCCCGCGACCGAGGCGCAGGGTCGCATCCACACGTCGACCGCGACGGTCGCCGTGCTGCCCGAGGCCGAGGAGATCGACATCCAGATCCCGGAGAGCGATCTCAAGATCGACGTGTACCGGGCCGGTGGGAAGGGCGGGCAGGGCGTGAACACGACGGACTCCGCCGTCCGCATCACGCACATTCCGACCGGCGAGGTCGTGACCTGCCAGGACGAGCGATCCCAGCTGAAGAACAAAGCGAAGGCGATGGCGGTCCTGCGCGCACGGCTCCTCGCGCGCGAGCAGGAGCGACGCGAGCTCGAGACCGGCACAGCGCGCCGCGCGCAGATCGGCCGCGGCGAACGCTCCGAGAAGATGCGCACCTACAACTTCCCGCAGGACCGGCTCACCGACAAGCGGCTCGGCTACAACCTGTCGAACCTCGAGCGGCGTATGGACGGTGACATCGACGACATGATCGATGCGCTGGCTCAGCAGGACGAGGCCGAGCGACTCTCGAGCCTCGAGGAGGATACGGACTAGCAGGTGGATCTCGCGATCCGCGGTGGCACCCTCGTGACCGCGGGTGGCACCGGCCGCGCGGACATCGGTGTCCGGGACGGACGCATCGCCGCGATCGGCGACGTGACGCACGCCGCGCGTGAGCTCGATGCCACGGGCATGCTCGTGCTTCCCGGCTGCGTCGACCTCC from Candidatus Limnocylindria bacterium encodes the following:
- a CDS encoding sigma-70 family RNA polymerase sigma factor, which encodes MGGRRLTRTDQEVVQRCLAGDADAFSTLVERYGGRVYNIALRITGDPDAASDCAQEAFVRAYKALHQYDPALSFGPWIYRIATNASLNHVQRWHAHQTVVDELPESAEPEDSGPEASALRREALSEVVAAMAELPPAYRAALTLRHMQQLSYQEVADTLGIPLGTVKTHLHRARAALRARLAARRREKEA
- a CDS encoding MBL fold metallo-hydrolase, with the translated sequence MDLTWLGHACFRMRGREGIVLTDPPDPKSGHAIPRTEANLVTISHDHAGHSSLKSVAGEPVVLRGPGEYEVREVLVTGLGTFHDEDKGATRGPNTVFAIRLEELLICHLGDLGHPLASADLERLGDVDIVLVPISGADTNLSAARAAEIVHHLEPKVVVPMSYDPDVQKKDSPFERLLHELGVKELTPVPKLSVTRGSLPENVQVVALDSRAR
- the rplU gene encoding 50S ribosomal protein L21 gives rise to the protein MYAIVRSGGKQYRVEEGALVSVDTVAGKVGDTVTLGDILVIADGDNVKAGQPALGGAKVTAEIVAHGKGPKIQVLRYKNKTRQRRARGHRQSETTIRITKIEA
- the rpmA gene encoding 50S ribosomal protein L27, which gives rise to MAHKKGAGSTRNGRDSAGQRLGVKEFAGSQVEAGTVLVRQRGTRLLAGENVGVGKDHTLFALVAGEVKYTPARDDRRKVNVIPAA
- the rpmE gene encoding 50S ribosomal protein L31, giving the protein MKEKIHPKYMQAKVQCACGNTFMTGSTKPELHVEVCAKCHPFFTGKQHILDIQGRVDRFNKRYGTKQAEQPAAKAEAAPGR
- a CDS encoding thymidine kinase — protein: MGSSTTHAGLEVIVGSMFSGKSEELIRRMKRAVIARRAVQVFKPAIDSRFNTEQVRSHDGDSFEARPVLVGEEILQLISPDTTVVGIDEVQFFDHAIVGVVRRLVASGHRVICAGLDLDFRGEPFGPVPTLLALAEKVDKLEAICVVCGEAATRTQRIVNGVPAFYDEPIIVIGAKETYEARCRGCHEVPRRAAAATEAANRT
- a CDS encoding DUF1385 domain-containing protein, whose product is MNPPTAYGGQAVIEGVMIRGWRTIGLACRLPSGEIYRYREPLRSLLLRSRLARAPFVRGLIVLWESLSYGTRMLMKSADLQLGVAGGGSMSGGSNAVVFAIALVAALAFFVGIPYFATQAARQLIESSLALNIAEGLLRMILFLGYLFAISFMPDIRRVFMYHGAEHMTIHAFEHGDELVRSKIEPYPTAHPRCGTAFLLFVVVVSIALFAFLPRTNIFVDLVARLALIVPVASISYEVLRFGAAHESSPLMRLFVAPGLLLQGITTRRPDPGMIDVAVASLQEALAGDADAAARTPAAATSPS
- the prfA gene encoding peptide chain release factor 1 — encoded protein: MSDPLTPGLRRRLAKVEARYDELTRLMADPETTGSHERIREVGQELSQLTPVVETVRALRDAEKRLEEARLLVDSDDGDLRDIAREDLATASRQLEESLAKLRSQLVPRDPLDEKNVIVEIRAGEGGEEAALFAADLYRMFARYAERHRWKVEVLSQSDSEKGGFKEIIFRIAGNGAYSKLKFESGVHRVQRVPATEAQGRIHTSTATVAVLPEAEEIDIQIPESDLKIDVYRAGGKGGQGVNTTDSAVRITHIPTGEVVTCQDERSQLKNKAKAMAVLRARLLAREQERRELETGTARRAQIGRGERSEKMRTYNFPQDRLTDKRLGYNLSNLERRMDGDIDDMIDALAQQDEAERLSSLEEDTD